From one Streptomyces sp. Q6 genomic stretch:
- a CDS encoding molybdenum cofactor biosynthesis protein MoaE, whose translation MAPTQHDHPGEQAAHDPIKLLAIRETPLSIDEVFQAVGDDAAGGTALFVGTVRNHDGGSDVDRLGYSCHPSAEAEMRRIAEKVVAEFPVRALAAVHRIGDLTVGDLAVVVAVSCPHRGEAFEACRKLIDDLKHDVPIWKHQTFSDGTDEWVGA comes from the coding sequence ATGGCACCCACCCAGCACGACCACCCCGGTGAGCAGGCGGCGCACGACCCGATCAAGCTGCTCGCCATCCGTGAGACCCCGCTCTCCATCGACGAGGTCTTCCAGGCCGTCGGCGACGACGCGGCGGGCGGCACCGCGCTCTTCGTGGGAACCGTGCGCAACCACGACGGCGGCTCCGACGTCGACCGGCTCGGCTACTCGTGCCATCCGAGTGCCGAGGCGGAGATGCGGCGCATCGCGGAGAAGGTCGTCGCCGAGTTCCCCGTGCGCGCTCTCGCGGCGGTCCACCGGATCGGTGATCTGACGGTCGGTGACCTCGCCGTCGTCGTCGCGGTGTCGTGCCCGCACCGCGGCGAGGCCTTCGAGGCGTGCCGCAAGCTCATCGACGACCTGAAGCACGACGTACCCATCTGGAAGCACCAGACGTTCTCCGACGGGACCGACGAATGGGTCGGCGCGTAG
- a CDS encoding PDZ domain-containing protein: MPRRTATMLASTLILIALLCAGVLIKVPYAEMSPGPTVNTLADHDGEPVIQISGHKTYETSGHLNMTTVRVTSADYNMNLVSAVYGWLAHDSIVVPHDTLYPDGQTEEQSSQENAEEFSQSQESAKVAALNELDIPVKSWVIVSTVVKDSPAEGALHAGDVIKAVDGTKVTKPADVAKLVTKHKAGENVVFTVVPVKEAAAAEKDGKEATRTENVTIKTDKAEDGRAIVGIQAGTDHTFPFQIDIKLADVGGPSAGLMFSLGIVDKLTPTDLTGGKFVAGTGTIDDDGKVGPIGGIGMKTVGARDKGAQYFLTPKDNCATAAKDVPDGLTLVKVNTIDDAVDALKDIRSGNTADLPQCTTKG; encoded by the coding sequence ATGCCACGCCGCACTGCGACGATGCTCGCCTCGACCTTGATCCTGATCGCGCTGCTGTGCGCGGGGGTTCTCATCAAAGTGCCCTACGCGGAGATGTCCCCGGGACCGACGGTGAACACCCTCGCGGACCACGACGGCGAACCCGTGATCCAGATCTCCGGGCACAAGACGTACGAGACGTCGGGGCACCTGAACATGACGACGGTGCGGGTGACCAGCGCCGACTACAACATGAACCTGGTGTCGGCCGTCTACGGGTGGCTCGCCCACGACAGCATCGTGGTGCCGCACGACACGCTCTACCCCGACGGGCAGACCGAGGAGCAGTCCTCGCAGGAGAACGCCGAGGAGTTCAGTCAGTCCCAGGAGAGCGCCAAGGTCGCCGCCCTGAACGAGCTGGACATCCCCGTGAAGTCCTGGGTCATCGTCTCCACCGTCGTCAAGGACAGCCCCGCCGAGGGCGCACTGCACGCCGGTGATGTGATCAAGGCCGTCGACGGCACCAAGGTCACCAAGCCGGCCGACGTCGCGAAGCTCGTCACGAAGCACAAGGCCGGCGAGAACGTCGTCTTCACCGTCGTCCCCGTCAAGGAGGCGGCCGCCGCCGAGAAGGACGGCAAGGAGGCGACCCGTACGGAGAATGTGACGATCAAGACGGACAAGGCCGAGGACGGCCGCGCGATCGTCGGCATCCAGGCCGGGACCGACCACACCTTCCCGTTCCAGATCGACATCAAGCTCGCCGACGTGGGCGGCCCCAGCGCGGGCCTGATGTTCTCCCTCGGCATCGTCGACAAGCTCACGCCCACCGACCTGACCGGCGGCAAGTTCGTGGCCGGCACCGGAACCATCGACGACGACGGCAAGGTCGGCCCGATCGGCGGCATCGGGATGAAGACCGTCGGCGCGCGCGACAAGGGAGCGCAGTACTTCCTCACCCCGAAGGACAACTGCGCCACCGCGGCCAAGGACGTCCCGGACGGGCTCACGCTCGTCAAGGTGAACACCATCGACGACGCCGTCGACGCGCTCAAGGACATCCGCAGCGGCAACACCGCCGACCTGCCGCAGTGCACCACCAAGGGCTGA